From Sphingobacterium bambusae:
AATTTAGCAGAATCAAAAAAAATAATTATTAACCAAAACAACCATATAAAAACCTTTACTACTAAATCGCTATTAAAAACACAAACAGATAACCCAATATAATTTAACTTAATTTCTAATCAAATTCTAATCCACATCTTATCTTAAAACCGTATATTTAGAGGTAAATTTGCACGACAAGAAACAATATGCGAAGTATTAGTGAAAAACAACATCGTACATTAGTAGATGGATTGCAAAATCTTCAAGAAATGCTGCTGCAAGAAAAACTCGAAGGGACTGACAGCACGCAAGAAATTGAGGAAAGCATCAGTATGTTACTCAGCACCTATCAAAAATATGAACATCTTCTTGCACAAATGACCGTCATGACCGAGCAGTACAAAAAGATCCATCGACATGTGCGTGCGAAAACATTGGCTCCGGTGCTAAGAGCACTCAAAAAGAAATTAGAAACCGAATCGCCTTGTTATTTTCTGGTTCGAGAAATCTTGTACAAAACAAAAAATCTGTGAGCTCCTTTTTCTTATAGCGCACACCTTTATCAATGCAAACAACCTTTACAGACAAACTAACCCACACTTATCCAAACAAAATCTCGAATTGCTTCGCTAACTCGATCTAAACTTTTTAAAAGAAAAAGCGATATGACAAATCTATGTCAGTCGATTCCAAATTTAATTCTACTTTTGCCTAACGCTGTTAAATATTTTTATAGCATTAGAAATGGGAAGCAAAGAACGTATACAAAGGCAAAAAGAGAGCAACCGGAGCAACATTCTGGAAGCCGCGCTGAGCATCGTCAAAGAAGACGGATGGCAAGCGCTGAGCATGCGGAAAATTGCAGACCAGATTGAATATACCGCCCCCATGATTTACGAATACTTTGTGAACAAGGAGGCTATCTTGAACGAGCTCGCTAGGCAGGGGCATCTGCTATTGGCTAAGCATGTTCGACAAGCTAAAGCCGAACATACCGAGCTCGACGCACAGCTAGAAGCCGTGTGGATCAGCTACTGGGATTTTGCTTTTCAGGAACGTGAACTCTACCAACTGATGTTTGGCGTGGGAACGGCCTGTTGCGTGGGCGACAAATTAAAAGGTGTCGAATCTTTCGGTGACATTATCGCTGGCATCATTAAGGAAATCATGGCCGATAAATCACCATCTGACGAACTGGTTTGTCGAAAGTACTTTACGTTTTGGTCGATCATTCACGGCTTGATTTCGATTAATTTGGTTGACAAAGGCAATGGACCAACTACCAATGAGCAAGTTCTCAAAGACGCCATAAACGGCATCACACGCTCCTTATACGATTAATTTTTTTTGCACATAACAAAACATCGTTTTATTACCTAACAGTGTTAAATAATCTAATACACTAAATTAAATATTTACTCGAGTTTAAACTCCCTTAATTACCCACAAATCATATGAAAATGCATCCAACATCCAAATTCGTAAACGGCCTTTGGCTTAAATTTAACACTGTTAAATTGTTTACACCAGTAAAATCAATCGTGTACCTCCTTCCATTTTTGCTCTACAGTTGCAGCAGTGGCAACAGCCAGACGCCCGCAGCAGCCGTCGCGGTAGCCGTGCCGGTAATAACGATCGCCGATCGTGGACAAATGCTAGAGACAGAATATCCAGCGGCCATTGAAGGCACGGCCAATATCGAAATACGTCCGCAGGTGGACGGCATACTGGAGCAGATATTCGTAGACGAAGGCGCTAAAGTAGCTAAAGGACAATTGCTATTCAAGATCGACGGTCGCCCCTATCGGGAACAGCTCAATCAGGCAAAATCCAATCTGTTGGCCGCCGAGGCAGCCCTTGAAAACGCCGAGTTGGAAGTCGAAAAAAAGACGCGCTTGGTAAACAACAAAGTACTGACCGACTTCCAGTTGAAGTCCGCGCTAAGCGCTCGGAATATTGCGAAGTCCAATGTCGAAATAGCCAAATCGGCGGTGGAAACAGCAAAAATAAACCTCGACTACACACAGGTACGCGCTGCTTCGCAAGGATATATTGGTCGATTACAGCGTAAACAAGGAAGCCTAGTGGGCCCTGCTGATCAACTGCCGTTGACCACGCTTTCCGATGTGCACGATCTGCACGTTTATTTCTCGCTAAGTGAGAAAGATTTTGTCAAATTCACCAATGAATCCAAGGGTGACAACATAGAGCAAAAAATAGCCCAACTGCCCCCTATCTCTTTGATTTTAGCTGATGAGCGCCTTTATGAACATGAAGGAAAAATTGATATGGTCGATGGGCAGTTTGATAAAAACACAGGTGCCATCAGTATCCGCGCTACCTTTCCCAATCCGCAGGGGATTTTGCGAAATGGAAACACCGGTCGCATCCGCTTAGCGAAGACCTATCAGGAGGCCATCCTCGTGCCGCAAGCGGCCACGGTAGAAATACAAGATAAGGTCTTTGTATTTGCCGTAGACAAGGACAACACCGTATCGCAACAGTCTTTGGACATCGTCGGCAAAAACGGAGAAAACTACCTGGTAACGGGCAGCTTGGCTCCCGGATCAAGAATCGTTTCCCGAGGAATGGAACTATTGAAGGATGGGCAGCAGATCAGTCCTCAGGATAGTAAATCAAAAAACACAAAATAACATCAACGCAAAAGAACCATGCTAAAAACTTTCATAGAACGTCCTGTACTTTCTACGGTCATCTCCATCCTGCTCGTTATACTGGGCGTGATCGGTATATTAAAGCTTCCGTTACAACAATTCCCGGAAATAGCGCCCCCGGCTGTGCAGGTAACCGCACTTTATCCCGGCGCCAATGCAGAGACGGTGCTGCGCGCCGTGGCGCCATCACTCGAAGAATCCATCAATGGTGTGGAAAACATGAGCTACATGAGCTCCACAGCCAGTAATGATGGGTCGCTGATGATTACCGTTTACTTTAAATTGGGAACAGATCCCGATCAAGCGGCCGTCAATGTACAAAACCGCGTCGCGCAGGCAACCAGTCAATTGCCCAGTGAAGTGGTGCAAGCCGGTGTAACGACCGCCAAGCAACAGAACAGCCTGATCATGGTGCTCGATCTGTACACCGAAGGCGAGAAATATGATCAAACGTTTATCAATAACTATGCGCAGATCAACATCATCCCAGAGCTTAAACGTATTCCCGGCGTGGGGCAAGCCATTGCCTTTGGCGGCAACAAAGATTATGCGATGCGTGTATGGCTCAATCCGAGCCAAATGGCGACCTACAGACTAACGCCCGCTGAAGTTATGGCTGCCATCCAAGATAAAAATATCGAAGCGGCTCCTGGCAAATTTGGAGAAAATACCAAGGAAGCTTTTGAATTCATCATCAAATATAAAGGGAAGCTCAACCAACCGACGGATTACGAAAATATCATCATCCGTTCAAACAGTGATGGATCGATCCTTCGGCTAAGAGATGTTGGCCGCGTTGAACTTGGGGCATACACCTATGCCAGCAGTACACGCATTAATGGCAAAACGGGTTTGAACATTGGTATTATGCAAAACTCCGGTTCCAACGCTAACGAAATTCAGATCGCTATACAGGAACTTATGGATAAGGCATCACTGAGCTTTCCAAAAGGCGTAAAATACCTGGTTTTATACAATACCAAAGATGCGCTAGACCAGTCGATCGACCAGGTCAAGCAAACCTTGATCGAAGCTTTTATCTTGGTGTTCTTGGTCGTTTTCCTATTCCTGCAAGACTTCCGATCAACCTTGATTCCAGCTATCGCTGTTCCAGTAGCCATTGTGGGCACCTTTTTCTTCATGCAGCTCTTCGGCTTCTCCATCAATTTACTGACGCTGTTCGCTTTGGTATTGGCCATAGGGATTGTCGTGGATGATGCCATCGTTGTTGTAGAGGCCGTACATAGTAAAATGGAGCATAGCAATCTACCGCCAAAGCTGGCTACAACATCCGCCATGGGCGAGATTACCGGTGCTATTATCTCCATCACCCTGGTGATGTCTGCCGTGTTCCTACCGATTGGTTTCATGGAGGGGTCCACGGGTTTATTCTATCGGCAATTTGCCTTTACTTTGGCCATAGCCATTGTGATATCAGCCATCAACGCCTTGACACTGAGCCCAGCCCTGTGTGCATTGCTGCTCAAACCGGTGGAACATCACGGATCCAATACGAAAAAACTAAATTTTAAAGAGCGCTTTTTCGCGGGGTTCAATGTAGGTTTTGATAAAGTAACGAACAACTACTTGGGAGGTTTGC
This genomic window contains:
- a CDS encoding efflux RND transporter periplasmic adaptor subunit is translated as MKMHPTSKFVNGLWLKFNTVKLFTPVKSIVYLLPFLLYSCSSGNSQTPAAAVAVAVPVITIADRGQMLETEYPAAIEGTANIEIRPQVDGILEQIFVDEGAKVAKGQLLFKIDGRPYREQLNQAKSNLLAAEAALENAELEVEKKTRLVNNKVLTDFQLKSALSARNIAKSNVEIAKSAVETAKINLDYTQVRAASQGYIGRLQRKQGSLVGPADQLPLTTLSDVHDLHVYFSLSEKDFVKFTNESKGDNIEQKIAQLPPISLILADERLYEHEGKIDMVDGQFDKNTGAISIRATFPNPQGILRNGNTGRIRLAKTYQEAILVPQAATVEIQDKVFVFAVDKDNTVSQQSLDIVGKNGENYLVTGSLAPGSRIVSRGMELLKDGQQISPQDSKSKNTK
- a CDS encoding efflux RND transporter permease subunit; translated protein: MLKTFIERPVLSTVISILLVILGVIGILKLPLQQFPEIAPPAVQVTALYPGANAETVLRAVAPSLEESINGVENMSYMSSTASNDGSLMITVYFKLGTDPDQAAVNVQNRVAQATSQLPSEVVQAGVTTAKQQNSLIMVLDLYTEGEKYDQTFINNYAQINIIPELKRIPGVGQAIAFGGNKDYAMRVWLNPSQMATYRLTPAEVMAAIQDKNIEAAPGKFGENTKEAFEFIIKYKGKLNQPTDYENIIIRSNSDGSILRLRDVGRVELGAYTYASSTRINGKTGLNIGIMQNSGSNANEIQIAIQELMDKASLSFPKGVKYLVLYNTKDALDQSIDQVKQTLIEAFILVFLVVFLFLQDFRSTLIPAIAVPVAIVGTFFFMQLFGFSINLLTLFALVLAIGIVVDDAIVVVEAVHSKMEHSNLPPKLATTSAMGEITGAIISITLVMSAVFLPIGFMEGSTGLFYRQFAFTLAIAIVISAINALTLSPALCALLLKPVEHHGSNTKKLNFKERFFAGFNVGFDKVTNNYLGGLRFLIRKKWLGMAALALLIVLTVFMIQRTPTAFIPSEDQGFVAVSVSLPAGSSLNRTSNALKEAEELLQNAPFTKTLNVMSGFNILTQSTSPSAGVAFILLKPHKDRGPQKDIDAIMGEINARLAKVKGANFFVFTFPTVPGFSNVDGLDMVLQDRTGGKLDKFSGVGQNFLAQLMQRPEIMMAFTTFRADYPQYELQVDDIKAEQIGVKTKDILQTMQGYFGSAQASDFNRFGKYYRVMVQADFENRKELAAMDGIFVKNVQGEMVPINTLVQLKRVFGPETVSRYNLFNSIGINAIPKPGYSSGDAIRAVEEVAAQQLPNGYAYEFSGMTKEEIVSGGQSTLIFILCLVFVYFLLAAQYESYLIPLAVILSIPTGIFGVFAAIGMTGISNNIYVQVSLVMLIGLLAKNAILIVEFALQGRKNGLSIANAALEAAKLRLRPIIMTSLAFIAGMIPMMGAVGPSAQGNHAISIAAAGGMAAGVVLGLFIIPVLFILFQTLQEKLMRKGEHNTSHPDSINQQTLAEAQL
- a CDS encoding TetR/AcrR family transcriptional regulator; this translates as MGSKERIQRQKESNRSNILEAALSIVKEDGWQALSMRKIADQIEYTAPMIYEYFVNKEAILNELARQGHLLLAKHVRQAKAEHTELDAQLEAVWISYWDFAFQERELYQLMFGVGTACCVGDKLKGVESFGDIIAGIIKEIMADKSPSDELVCRKYFTFWSIIHGLISINLVDKGNGPTTNEQVLKDAINGITRSLYD